Sequence from the Desulfovibrio sp. UIB00 genome:
AGATCAAGGGCGGTCTGGCCGAGGCCATCAAGGGCGCCGATGTCTTTATTGGCGTTTCCGCGCCCAACTCCCTGAATGAAGACATGATCCGCAGCATGGCCAAGGATCCCATTGTTTTTGCCCAGGCAAATCCCATCCCCGAAATCTGGCCCCTGCAGCGCGCCTTTGATGGCGGCGCAAAAGTGGTGGCAACGGGCCGCTCCGACTGCCCCAACCAGATCAACAACGTGCTGGCCTTCCCCGGCATCTTCAGGGGCGCCATTGACGTACGCGCCACCGACATCAACGATGCCATGAAGATCGCTGCCGCCACGGCCCTTGCCGAACTCGTCAAACCTGAAGAGCTCAGCCCCAGCATGATCATTCCTTCGACCCTGAACCCGGACGTGGCTCCACTGGTGGCGGCTGCCACAGCCAAGGCCGCCATGGAAAGCGGCATTGCCCGCGTCCACATGAATCCTGACGATGTGGCGGAAAACCTCAGAAAGCGTCTCGCCAAGCGCCGGGGGTAAAACTTCTGATCGCTGGCTGGTATCACCATTCAAGGGGTCGCGCATGCAGCGCGGCCCTTTTTTTGCCTGTCTTCCGGGCCAATATCCTGCGCAGTGCAAATCCGGCACGAGCCATGTTTAAACCTCGACAGAAAAAACATTCAGGAAAAACAACTCCCTGTTTGATCACTCGTTCTGTCGATAATACAGCATTTTAAGAAGTGATACCACGCAATATGCCTGTGGGCAATTACCTGCTGCGGCCCTATGTATTTCATAATTCGCCAGATCACTGACTGGTTGCTCAACCTATAAAAATTTATCGTTTCTGTAAAGACCTCTGACGCAAATTTGCAACAGGTCTGGCATCTTCGCCCCTTTCTTCCCAACATACCATCGCGGTATTTAAATAGTTTTTCTACTCAGCAAGGCATGAAAAAAATAAAAAAGGCGCCCTCAGCCGAAGCCAGGACGCCCTGTTTTTCCTATTGATGGAGGGGCTGAAACACAGACAGCATGTCTGCGAAAACTGTGTTTTGGCTGTAATTCCCAAAGCAAAGCAGACAAAAACGCTCGCCTCCTGCCCTGCCCCAAAAACTAATTAATGACCAGTGATGCCATATTTTTTGAGCTTGTATTGCAGCAGGCTTTTTGAAATTCCAAGATATTCTGCTGCCTTGACCTGCACAAGCTCCGCCCTCACCAGGGCACGGCGGATAAGCGCGGCTTCAATCTTTTCAAGCGTATCAGCCAGATCAAGCTGTACAGGCAGCAGATCCACCGCGCTTTTGAACTGCGATTCTTCATCGCGGATCTCGGCGGGCAGATTGTCCACGTCAATGACATTGCCCGGCACCAGCACAAGGCAGCTTTCCACCACGTTTTCAAGCTGGCGAATGTTGCCCGGCCACTCGTACCCCGTGAGGTAGTTCAACGCCTCCGTGCTGAAGGTCTTGGGCGGCATGGAATTGTCTGTGCAGACCTTTTCTACAAAGTGCGCCACAAGCAGGGGGATGTCTTCCCTGCGCTCGCGCAGGGGCGGCAGGGGAACCTGCACAACGTTAAGGCGGTAGTAGAGGTCATCGCGGAATGCCCCCTTCTCCACCAGCGCGGCAAGATCCTTGTTGGTGGCCGCCACCACGCGAATATCCACCTCAATTTCCTCGCCACCGCCCACGCGTTCAAAACGCCGTTCCTGCAAGACGCGAAGCAGCTTGACCTGAAGGTCAGGCGTGAGCTCCGCAATTTCATCCAGAAACAGGGTGCCGCTGTCTGCCTGCTCAAAGCGCCCGCGCCGCATGGCGACAGCACCCGTGAACGACCCCTTTTCGTGCCCGAAAAGCTCGCTCTCAAGCACGCCGGGGTTCAGAGCCATGCAGTTCACCGACACAAAGGGCTTGTCCTTACGGGGGCTGGTATAGTGGATGGCCCGGGCAACCAGCTCCTTGCCCGTACCGGATTCACCAGTAATGAGCACCGTGGAGCGGCTGGGCGCAGCACGCTCAACCATGAGCAAAACGTCCCGTATGGCCCTGCTGCGGCCCACAATCTTGTGGACGCCGTAGCGGTCTTCCATGACTTCCTGCAACAACCGGTACTGACGGTGCGCCCGCGAAAGCTCCACGGCATTGTGGATGGAAAGCAGCAGTTCGTCATTGGAAAAAG
This genomic interval carries:
- a CDS encoding sigma-54 dependent transcriptional regulator, which gives rise to MSEKAHLLIIDDEKNYLLVLQTLLEDEGYAVTAISDPETALAFLDESEVDVIVTDMKMPKVTGREVLERVKKNWPYIPVLIMTAFGSIESAVEVMRYGAFDYITKPFSNDELLLSIHNAVELSRAHRQYRLLQEVMEDRYGVHKIVGRSRAIRDVLLMVERAAPSRSTVLITGESGTGKELVARAIHYTSPRKDKPFVSVNCMALNPGVLESELFGHEKGSFTGAVAMRRGRFEQADSGTLFLDEIAELTPDLQVKLLRVLQERRFERVGGGEEIEVDIRVVAATNKDLAALVEKGAFRDDLYYRLNVVQVPLPPLRERREDIPLLVAHFVEKVCTDNSMPPKTFSTEALNYLTGYEWPGNIRQLENVVESCLVLVPGNVIDVDNLPAEIRDEESQFKSAVDLLPVQLDLADTLEKIEAALIRRALVRAELVQVKAAEYLGISKSLLQYKLKKYGITGH